The region CAACCCCCTTCCTATAATCGGCTCGGCTTACCCAAGCCCCGCCCGACCGCGTGCTACCCGCACTCAGCGCGTCCAGGCACCGCTTTACCGTGTCTGACCGGTGTTTGCTCCCATCCCGAGCCGCCCCGCCTACGCCCCTGATCCTTGGGTGTTCGACCAATAATAATCCGCGTCCAAACGCGCAATGACCGTCAGGGATACCGCCATGAGCACCACCTATAACGAGGCTGCAACCGCCGCCCCGCTCAACTCGACCGCACGGGTCGCGACCGCGAGCATCGTCGGCACCGCCATCGAGTTCTACGATTTCTATATCTACGCCACTGCTGCTGCGCTGGTGATCGGCCCGGTGTTCTTCCCGCAGACGTCCGGCACCGCGCAGATGCTGGCGTCGTTCCTGACCTTCGGCATCGCCTTCATCGCCCGCCCATTGGGCTCAGCGCTGTTCGGCCATTTCGGTGACCGTATCGGGCGCAAATCAACCCTGGTCGCCTCGTTGCTGCTGATGGGTGTGTGCACCACATTGATCGGCTTGCTGCCGGGCTATGACAGCATCGGCGCCTGGGCTCCGATTCTGTTGTGTGTGCTGCGTTTCGGCCAGGGCCTCGGGCTGGGCGGGGAATGGGGCGGCGCAGCATTGCTGGCGACCGAGAACGCACCAAAGGGCAAGCGCGCCTGGTTCGGCATGTTCCCGCAATTGGGCCCATCAATTGGCTTTCTGGCCGCGAACGGTTTGTTCCTGATCCTGGCCATGAGCCTGAACGACGAGCAATTCCGCAGCTGGGGCTGGCGCATACCGTTCATCCTCAGCGCGGCGCTGGTGATGGTCGGCCTGTATGCGCGCTTGAAACTGCATGAAACCCCGGTGTTCGCCAACGCCGTGGCCAAAGAAGCACCGGTGAAAGTGCCGTTGGTGGAACTGTTCAGCCAGCATTGGCTGCCGGTACTGTTGGGCGCGGCGTCGATGGTGGTGTGTTATGCGCTGTTCTACATCACCACTGCGTTTTCCCTGAGCTACGGCGTATCGACGCTGGGCTACAGCCGCGAAACGTTCCTGGGCTTGCTGTGTTTCGCCGTGCTGTTCATGGGCCTGGCCACGCCATTGGCAGCCTTGGCCAGTGACCGCTACGGGCGCAAGCCAGTACTGATCGTCGGCGCAGTGCTGGCGATTCTGTCGGGCTTCACCATGGAACCGCTGCTGACCCACGGCTCGACCTGGGCGGTGGCGTTGTTCCTGGCGCTGGAGCTGTTCCTGATGGGCGTGACCTTCGCGCCGATGGGCGCCTTGCTGCCGGAACTGTTCCCGACGCGCGTGCGTTATACCGGTGCTTCGGCGGCGTATAACCTGGGTGGGATTGTCGGTGCGTCGGCGGCGCCGTTCTTCGCGACCAAGCTGGTGGCGATGGGCGGGCTGAGTTATGTCGGCGGGTATGTGTCGGCGGCAGCGCTGCTCAGCTTGATCGCTGTGCTGTGCCTGAAAGAGACGCGGGATAATGATTTGAACAAGGTCGCCTGATAGATTGCTATCGCAGGCAAGCCAGCTCCCACATTTGAAATGTATTCACACATCAAACTTTGTGAACCCGATCAAATGTGGGAGCTGGCTTGCCTGCGATAGACGCGACGCGGTTTAGAGTTCTACTACAACAGCCTTCGAAGCACGCGTTGCCTTAGCCCGAGCCGCCTCAATCGACTCATCCCGCGCCAACGCCACACCCATCCGACGCTGACCATTCACTTCTGGCTTACCAAACAGACGCAACGCCGTGTCCGGCTCGCTCAAGGCGGCGCCGAGGTTGGCGAATGCCGTCTGGGTGGACTGCCCTTCCACCAGGATCACCGCCGAAGCCGAAGGCCCGAACTGACGGATCAATGGAATCGGCAGGCCCAGAATCGCGCGAGCGTGCAGGGCAAATTGCGACAAGTCCTGAGAAATCAGGGTCACCAGGCCAGTGTCATGCGGGCGCGGCGACACTTCGCTGAACCACACCTGATCGCCCTTGATGAACAACTCCACGCCAAACAGGCCGCGACCACCCAGCGCCTCAGTGACCGCTTTGGCCACGCGCTCGGATTCCGCCAGGGCAATCGGGCTCATGGCTTGCGGCTGCCAGGATTCCTGGTAGTCGCCCTTCTCCTGACGGTGGCCGACCGGCGCGCAGAAGGTGGTGCCGCCGATGTGGCGCACGGTCAGCAGGGTGATTTCGTAGTCGAAGTCGATGAAGCCTTCGATGATCACGCGACCTTTACCCGCCCGCCCGCCTTCCTGGGCGTAATCCCAGGCTTTCTGCACGTCATCAGTGCTGCGCAGCAGGCTCTGGCCCTTGCCCGACGAACTCATCACCGGCTTGACCACGCACGGGAAGCCCAGGTCCTGCACGGCCTTGCTGTAGTCTTCGAAGGTGTCGGCAAAGTGGTACGGCGAAGTCGGCAGGTCCAGCTCTTCAGCGGCCAGGCGACGGATGCCTTCACGGTTCATGGTCAGCGACGTGGCGCGCGCAGTCGGGATCACGGTGAAGCCTTCGGCCTCCAGCTCCACCAGGGTGGCGGTGGCGATGGCTTCGATTTCCGGCACGATGAAGTGCGGTTTTTCCGCTTCGATCACGGCACGCAGGGCGGCGCCGTCGAGCATGTTGATCACATGGCTACGGTGGGCGACCTGCATGGCAGGCGCGTTGGCGTAGCGATCCACGGCAATCACTTCAACGCCCAGGCGTTGCAGTTCGATTACCACTTCCTTGCCCAGCTCACCGCAGCCACACAGCAAAACGCGGGTCGCGGTTGGCGACAATGGAGTTCCGATTCGGGTCATCTCAGGTCCTCAGGGGAGCGGATCATGGGGAGAAAGGCCGGCATTTTACATGAACTGTAAAAATTGGCCTCAGTTGGCGACGGCCCGTTTGCGCAAACGCCACGCCATGATCAGCCACACCACCGTGACCCCGGCGAATTTCGACACCAACGCCGTGCCGGCCACCGCTGGCGTCAGCGCGCCGATCAGGCCAAAGAAGATAAAGGTATCGATGGGAATGCTCAGCGCCGAACTTATCCACAGGCGATCATGCAGCGGGCGCTTGGTGATGCTGAACACCAGCCAGTCGATGCACTCGGACACCGCGAATGCCGTGGCGCTGGCCAGGGCGATGGACGGGTCGGAGGTGATATACGACAGCACCAGCGCCGCCAGCATGGCAATGATCGCGCCGTGGCCGAAACGGGTTTGCACCATGTCGCGCAGGATAAACACCAGGCCACCCCAGGCGGACCAGATAACGTCCAGGTGCGGGGCGGTGGAGAAAGCGAAGTTAATCAGCACGACACTGCTGATGTAGGCGATCAGGAAGAACATAGCGCGGGAGACCTGTGGGCAAGGGCCACAGGGTACTTCACATTTTGAAATATGTCGTCTTGGAAGGGCCTCATCGCGGGCAAGCCCAGCTCCCACACTTTGACCGTATTCCTACAGGATAAACACGATCAAATGTGGGAGCGGGCTTGCTCGCGAAAGCGGTCTATCAGGCCCCCGACTTACCGGGCATCATCCACACCAACCCACTCGCCTTCGCCCGCTCATGGCACAACCCCAGCACCACTCGGCGCTCGGTGTTGTCCATGCGACTCCAGCGCGTAATCTCATCCACGGTGCGCTGGCAGCCGGTGCAAATATCGTCATCATCCAACGCGCAAATACTCACGCACGGTGAGGCGACAGGCCGTTCTACCGGGTTCATTCTTCTTGCTCAGCCAAATCACGCGCATACCGCTGCGCGTTATGCACATAGTGTGCAGCGCTGGCTTCGAGCATGCGCTTTTGCGCCTCGGTCAGTTCCCGCACCACCTTGCCCGGCGAGCCCATCACCAACGAGCCATCGGGAATTTCCTTGCCTTCGCCGATCAACGAATTGGCGCCGATGATGCAATGCTTGCCGATCCTGGCGCCGTTAAGGACGACTGCGTTAATGCCGATCAAACTGTAGTCGTCGACGGTGCAGCCATGCAGCATGGCGTTATGACCGATGGTCACGCCGGTGCCCAGGGTCAGCGGATAGCCCATGTCGGTGTGCATCACGCTGCCGTCCTGCACGTTGCTGTTCTTGCCGATCAGGATCAGTTCGTTGTCGCCACGCAACACCGCGTTGAACCAGACGTTGGCGCCCTCCTCCAGCTTGACCTTGCCAACCAGCGTGGCATTCGGCGCCACCCAGCTGCGTGGATGAGTCTCGACGCGGGCGTCGCCCAGGCGGTATTTCATGGTTTTTCCTCACGGCTGGCCATTCAAGCGATGGCTTATATATTGATAAAGCTCTTGGGCGGCTGATGCAGGCTGATCTTCGCGTCGTCATAGAGCAGGTTGATCAGCTCGACAATCATGATCGCCGTCAGCCCCCAGATCTTGTATTCGCCAAACCGATAGCTGGGCACATACCAACTGCGGCCCTGGTAATCGATTCGGTGGGTATGTTCGCGCGGGTCCTGACGGAAAAACTCCAGGGGCACGCTGAAGACCGCAGCGATCTCCGCATCATTGGCCAGGTATTCGACGTAATCGGGGATAACCCCGACATAGGGCGTTACACGGATGCCGTGCAGGGAAATCAAGGGGCTCAACGGGCCGATGACCTCCACTAGGCCGGGCGGCAAGCCGATTTCTTCTTCGGCTTCGCGCAGTGCGGTAAAGATCAGGTCCGGGTCTTCGGGGTCACGTCGCCCGCCCGGAAACGCCACTTCGCCACCGTGGGTCGACAGGCCGCTGGCGCGCAAGGTCAGGATCAGCTCAGGTTCGTCACTGCGAGTAATCGGCACCAACACCGCAGCCTCGGGAAAACGCCCGTCGGTCTCCAGCGTGTGAGGGGTGTGATTGCTTACCCGGCGGAGTAGCTCGTCCAGCATGAGTCATCTCGGTCTGTTGGCTACCTTGCATCATGCACCAAAGCGTGCGGGTGCCCAACCCCAAAACCCGGTGCATGTCGCGAAACGACAACTTGCAGGAAAGCCTGGCACCGAGCCAAGATGTGCCGACTCTCCAGGAACCCCAGCATGAACTTCTGCAGCCAGTGCGGTAAACCGGTTACCCAGCGCATTCCCGAAGGCGACGCACGCCTGCGCTTTGTGTGTGATCACTGCTCGACCATTCACTACCAGAACCCCAATATCGTCGCCGGCACCGTACCGGTGTGGGGCGATAAAGTGCTGCTGTGCCGCCGCGCCATCGAGCCCCGCCTGGGTTACTGGACACTCCCAGCCGGTTTCATGGAGAACGGCGAGACCGTGGAACAGGCCGCCATGCGCGAAACCCTGGAAGAGGCCTGCGCCCGCGTGCGCAACCTGAGCCTCTACACCCTGATCGATGTGCCGCACATTAGCCAGGTGCATATCTTCTACCGCGCAGAGCTGGTCGACCTGGACTTTGCCGCAGGCCCCGAAAGCCTTGAAGTGAAGCTGTTCGATGAAGCCGACATCCCTTGGTCAGAGCTGGCTTTCCGCACAGTCGGGCGTACCTTAGAATGTTTCTTCGCTGACCGTCAGCAACAGCTGTTCCCGGTTCGCAGCGAGTCGGTGCCGCCCATGACGCGGCCGGCCAAATAACAACACTCCAGGCAGCACCTTTACTAGGGAAACCGTTTTAATGCGTTGGTTGCTCGCTCTTATCTGCCTGTCGTTCGCTACCCTGTCTTCGGCCTCTTCGGTGGAAACCCTCGGCGGCAAACCTGTCGAGAAAATCCTGGTGCTCAAGTCCGCCCATCAGTTGCAACTGATCAACGACGGCAAGCCGCTCAAGAGCTATCGCATCTCCTTGGGTAAAAATCCTAAAGGCACCAAGCAGTTCGAAGGTGACCGCCGCACGCCGGAAGGCTTTTATTGGATCGACTGGCGCAAGACCAGCGACCGCTTCAACCTGGCCATGCACATCTCCTACCCGAATATCAGCGACTCCGCCCGTGCGCGCCGCGAAGGCGTGAGGCCAGGCAGCATGATCATGATCCACGGTACGCCCGACACCGAGGAATACCCGGAGCAGTGGTTCCACACCCTGGACTGGACCGACGGCTGCATCGGCATGCGCAATGTGGATATGCGCGAAGTCTGGAACCTGGTCAAAGACGGCACCATGATCGAGATTCGGCCGTAAAGTCGTACCGCTCGTAAAATAATTCAAAAATAATTTCCTGCCCACGGCAGCACCTGCCGGTGAATACCAGTTCACCGCGCGGGCTGCGCACTTGCGCGCGCCATAAAGACCTCTCTAATACCACTTGATACCAGGCACCATTAAGGCGCCCTGAAACCGGCACTCGCACCGTTTTGGCAGCATTGACATGGTATTTAAGTGGTATTAATTTCCGGCCATTACCGGGCGACAACACTCCAATAACCGCATCGGAAACTTCACAGATGAACCCTATCCTGACGCTGCGCCCAGACGACAAACAATCCACGCCGCTGTACCTGCAACTGGCCCGCAACCTTGAAGCGGCGATCCATGCCGGCCAGTGGAAATCCGAGCAGGCACTGCCATCGGAACGCGCCCTCAGCGAGCAATTAAGCATCTCGCGGGTCACCGCCCGTAAAGCGCTGGAAGTGTTGTTTGCCCAAGGCCTGATCCGCCGCAGCCAAGGTTCTGGAACCTTTATCACACCGCGCCTGGAACAACCGCTGTCACGCCTCTCAGGCTTCAGCGAAATGTTGCGCCTCAAGGGGTTTGTGCCGAGCTCCCAGTGGCTGGAGCGCGATATCACCCAGCCAACCCACGAAGAGCTGATCCGCCTGGGCCTGTCGCCCACCGACAAAGTGGCGCGCCTCAAGCGTCTGCGTAAAGCCGACGACACCGTCATGGCGATTGAAATGACCGCCATGCCTGCCTCAGTGCTGCCGCACCCGCAAGCCATCGGCAATTCGCTGTACGAATACCTGGAAAGCATCGGCAAGCCCATCGTGCGCGCCCTGCAACATATCCAGGCGATCAATGCCTCGGATGAGTTCGCCAAGCTGGTAGGCATCGCCCCCGGCACCGCCATGTTGCTGATGACCCGCGTCGGCTACACCGCCGACAACACGCCGATTGAAATCACCGACACCTACTGCCGCAACGATTACTACGACTTTGTCGCAGAGCTGCGCCGCTACGATTTTGCCGCTGAATTGCGGCCTTAGAGAACTGCCCATGTCCGAAGATAATATCCTCACGCCCCACGGCTGGATTCGCGGCCGCCTGGTGCACGAACACGGCAAGGTGGTCGCCATTGAAGGCGCGCCGTGCGACCCCGCTGAAAACGATTTGCCGTACCTGCTGCCGGGCTTTATCGACCTGCATGTGCACGGCGGTGGCGGCAAAGACATCATGGAAGGCGCCGACGCCTTCGAGACCATCACCCGCACCCACGTGCGTTTTGGCACGACGTCGCTGCTGGCCACCACGATGACGGCACCGGTGGACGAAATCTCCCGCGTGCTTGGCCAGCTCGGCACTTTCTGCGAGCAGCGCCCCACCGGCAGCGCCCGTGTACTCGGCGTGCACCTGGAAGGGCCGTACATCAACCCCGGCAAACTCGGGGCCCAACCCAACTTCGCCCACACCGCACTGATGGCCGAAGTGGAAGCCTATCTGCGCCTGGCGCCGATCCGGGTGATCACCATTGCTCCGGAGATCGCTGGCCACGATGCCCTGATCCGCGCGCTCAGCCAACGCGGTGTGCGCATGCAGATCGGCCACACCCTGGGCAGCTATGAAGAAGGCGTCGCCGCCCTCGCTGCCGGCGCCACCAGCTTCACGCATTTATATAACGCCATGAGCCCGCTGCATCACCGCGAACCGGGCATCGTTGGCGCCGCCCTGGCGCACGCCAAATACGCTGAGTTGATCCCGGATTTGCTCCACGTACACCCCGGCGCCATCCGCGTGGCCCTGCGCTCGATCCCGTGCCTGTACTGCGTCACCGATTCCACCGCCGCCGCCGGCATGCCCGACGGTGAATACAAGCTGGGCAGCCACACCGTGACCAAATGCCTGGGCGGCGTGCGCCTGGCGGACGGGACCCTCGCCGGCAGCACCCTGACCATGGATCAGGCGCTGCGCAACCTGGTGAAAATCGGCCTGCCCATCAGCGAAGCCTCACAACGCCTGTCGCAATTTCCTGCGGATTACCTGGGCCTGGAAGAACGCGGGCGCCTGCAACCGGGCAGCTTTGCCGATTGCGTGCGGCTGGACCGCTCCCTGCACCTCACCGACGTAATGGTCGAAGGAGAAACCATTGACTTCAAAAATGCTTGAAGAGGCCCTGGCCTCCTGTGACGCCGTCGCGGCGCAACTGCAACGCCTGAACCCGATGCTGGAGGAAGTCGCCGGGCGCCTGCGCCGCCAGCCACCGCAAGTGGCGATGACCATTGCCCGTGGCAGTTCGGACCATGCCGCCAGCTACTTCGCCTACCTGGCCATGCAGCATGTGGGCATTCCAGTGGCGTCGTTGCCGATGTCGGTGGTGACGCTGTTGCAGGCGCCGCTGAAAGTCAGCGGCCAGGTCGCGTTCGGTTTCTCCCAATCGGGGCAAAGCCCGGACCTGGTCAACAGCCTGCGCTTGCTGCGCAAACGCGGCGCCTTGAGCATTTCGATGGTCAACGCCGAGGACTCGCCGCTGGAAGCCGCCTGCGAATTCCATGTGCCATTGTGCGCAGGCCCGGAACAAAGCGTGGCCGCCACCAAAAGCTTTATCGCCACCCTCAGCGCCAGCGCGCAGTTGATCGGCCACTGGAACCAGGACCTGTTGCTGCTGCAAGCTTGCCAGGCGTTGCCCGCCGGCCTGCGTGAAGCCGCCACACAGGATTGGACCCCAGCCATCGACGCCTTGCGCACCAGCCAACGGCTGATTGTCATCGGCCGAGGCGCCGGTTTTGCCATCGCCCAGGAAGCTGCGCTCAAGCTCAAGGAGACGTCGGCGATCCAGGCCGAAGCCTTCAGCAGCGCCGAAGTGCGCCACGGGCCGATGGCCTTGATCGACCAAGGCTACCCGTTGCTGGTGTTCGCCCCACGCGGTGCAGAGCAAGCTGGCCTGCTGAGCCTGGCCGCCGACATGCGCCAACGCGGTGCCCGCGTGCTGCTGGCCGCGCCGGACGATATCAGCGAGCGCGACCTGACCCTGACCCGCGCCGAACACCCAAGCCTTGACCCGATCCTGGCGATCCAAAGCTTTTACGTAATGGCCGCTGGCCTGGCTGAAGCGCGGGGCATGGACCCGGACCAGCCGCGTCACCTGAGCAAAGTTACCCGCACTCACTGAGTAGCGTTTTCCTGATGAGTACCGTGCCCATGTCTTACAACAATAATGAATTGACCCTAAGCGCCCCACTCAGTGGCCCGGTGCTGACCCTGGGCAACGTTCCCGACGA is a window of Pseudomonas antarctica DNA encoding:
- a CDS encoding gamma carbonic anhydrase family protein, yielding MKYRLGDARVETHPRSWVAPNATLVGKVKLEEGANVWFNAVLRGDNELILIGKNSNVQDGSVMHTDMGYPLTLGTGVTIGHNAMLHGCTVDDYSLIGINAVVLNGARIGKHCIIGANSLIGEGKEIPDGSLVMGSPGKVVRELTEAQKRMLEASAAHYVHNAQRYARDLAEQEE
- a CDS encoding DUF1289 domain-containing protein, whose protein sequence is MNPVERPVASPCVSICALDDDDICTGCQRTVDEITRWSRMDNTERRVVLGLCHERAKASGLVWMMPGKSGA
- a CDS encoding SIS domain-containing protein, with protein sequence MLEEALASCDAVAAQLQRLNPMLEEVAGRLRRQPPQVAMTIARGSSDHAASYFAYLAMQHVGIPVASLPMSVVTLLQAPLKVSGQVAFGFSQSGQSPDLVNSLRLLRKRGALSISMVNAEDSPLEAACEFHVPLCAGPEQSVAATKSFIATLSASAQLIGHWNQDLLLLQACQALPAGLREAATQDWTPAIDALRTSQRLIVIGRGAGFAIAQEAALKLKETSAIQAEAFSSAEVRHGPMALIDQGYPLLVFAPRGAEQAGLLSLAADMRQRGARVLLAAPDDISERDLTLTRAEHPSLDPILAIQSFYVMAAGLAEARGMDPDQPRHLSKVTRTH
- the purT gene encoding formate-dependent phosphoribosylglycinamide formyltransferase, with product MTRIGTPLSPTATRVLLCGCGELGKEVVIELQRLGVEVIAVDRYANAPAMQVAHRSHVINMLDGAALRAVIEAEKPHFIVPEIEAIATATLVELEAEGFTVIPTARATSLTMNREGIRRLAAEELDLPTSPYHFADTFEDYSKAVQDLGFPCVVKPVMSSSGKGQSLLRSTDDVQKAWDYAQEGGRAGKGRVIIEGFIDFDYEITLLTVRHIGGTTFCAPVGHRQEKGDYQESWQPQAMSPIALAESERVAKAVTEALGGRGLFGVELFIKGDQVWFSEVSPRPHDTGLVTLISQDLSQFALHARAILGLPIPLIRQFGPSASAVILVEGQSTQTAFANLGAALSEPDTALRLFGKPEVNGQRRMGVALARDESIEAARAKATRASKAVVVEL
- a CDS encoding preQ0 transporter; this encodes MFFLIAYISSVVLINFAFSTAPHLDVIWSAWGGLVFILRDMVQTRFGHGAIIAMLAALVLSYITSDPSIALASATAFAVSECIDWLVFSITKRPLHDRLWISSALSIPIDTFIFFGLIGALTPAVAGTALVSKFAGVTVVWLIMAWRLRKRAVAN
- a CDS encoding GntR family transcriptional regulator, which codes for MNPILTLRPDDKQSTPLYLQLARNLEAAIHAGQWKSEQALPSERALSEQLSISRVTARKALEVLFAQGLIRRSQGSGTFITPRLEQPLSRLSGFSEMLRLKGFVPSSQWLERDITQPTHEELIRLGLSPTDKVARLKRLRKADDTVMAIEMTAMPASVLPHPQAIGNSLYEYLESIGKPIVRALQHIQAINASDEFAKLVGIAPGTAMLLMTRVGYTADNTPIEITDTYCRNDYYDFVAELRRYDFAAELRP
- a CDS encoding L,D-transpeptidase family protein, encoding MRWLLALICLSFATLSSASSVETLGGKPVEKILVLKSAHQLQLINDGKPLKSYRISLGKNPKGTKQFEGDRRTPEGFYWIDWRKTSDRFNLAMHISYPNISDSARARREGVRPGSMIMIHGTPDTEEYPEQWFHTLDWTDGCIGMRNVDMREVWNLVKDGTMIEIRP
- a CDS encoding MFS transporter, which codes for MSTTYNEAATAAPLNSTARVATASIVGTAIEFYDFYIYATAAALVIGPVFFPQTSGTAQMLASFLTFGIAFIARPLGSALFGHFGDRIGRKSTLVASLLLMGVCTTLIGLLPGYDSIGAWAPILLCVLRFGQGLGLGGEWGGAALLATENAPKGKRAWFGMFPQLGPSIGFLAANGLFLILAMSLNDEQFRSWGWRIPFILSAALVMVGLYARLKLHETPVFANAVAKEAPVKVPLVELFSQHWLPVLLGAASMVVCYALFYITTAFSLSYGVSTLGYSRETFLGLLCFAVLFMGLATPLAALASDRYGRKPVLIVGAVLAILSGFTMEPLLTHGSTWAVALFLALELFLMGVTFAPMGALLPELFPTRVRYTGASAAYNLGGIVGASAAPFFATKLVAMGGLSYVGGYVSAAALLSLIAVLCLKETRDNDLNKVA
- a CDS encoding CoA pyrophosphatase, whose amino-acid sequence is MLDELLRRVSNHTPHTLETDGRFPEAAVLVPITRSDEPELILTLRASGLSTHGGEVAFPGGRRDPEDPDLIFTALREAEEEIGLPPGLVEVIGPLSPLISLHGIRVTPYVGVIPDYVEYLANDAEIAAVFSVPLEFFRQDPREHTHRIDYQGRSWYVPSYRFGEYKIWGLTAIMIVELINLLYDDAKISLHQPPKSFINI
- a CDS encoding NUDIX hydrolase is translated as MNFCSQCGKPVTQRIPEGDARLRFVCDHCSTIHYQNPNIVAGTVPVWGDKVLLCRRAIEPRLGYWTLPAGFMENGETVEQAAMRETLEEACARVRNLSLYTLIDVPHISQVHIFYRAELVDLDFAAGPESLEVKLFDEADIPWSELAFRTVGRTLECFFADRQQQLFPVRSESVPPMTRPAK
- the nagA gene encoding N-acetylglucosamine-6-phosphate deacetylase yields the protein MSEDNILTPHGWIRGRLVHEHGKVVAIEGAPCDPAENDLPYLLPGFIDLHVHGGGGKDIMEGADAFETITRTHVRFGTTSLLATTMTAPVDEISRVLGQLGTFCEQRPTGSARVLGVHLEGPYINPGKLGAQPNFAHTALMAEVEAYLRLAPIRVITIAPEIAGHDALIRALSQRGVRMQIGHTLGSYEEGVAALAAGATSFTHLYNAMSPLHHREPGIVGAALAHAKYAELIPDLLHVHPGAIRVALRSIPCLYCVTDSTAAAGMPDGEYKLGSHTVTKCLGGVRLADGTLAGSTLTMDQALRNLVKIGLPISEASQRLSQFPADYLGLEERGRLQPGSFADCVRLDRSLHLTDVMVEGETIDFKNA